CGCACAGCAACTGTGCGGGGTGTTGGTTCACATCGCCGAGATTACCTTCATGATGAGCCCGTCCCAGGAGATAGGGGTAAAATAGGGCCACGGCGTTCCTTTGATGAAGACCGTGGCTTTCTTTTCGAGTGCACCTTTTGGCGCGGCAACAACTTGCCACTTGCCCTCGCCGAGGTGGCGGGCTTCCAGGCAGATGCACACCCTGCCGAGCGGCAGGGGAGCGTTGTCGTCGTGCTGCTGCTTCCTGTCGAAGAAGATGCCGATGAGCGACATTGCGTGCCCTCCTTGGAGATGAAAAAACTTGCTCAGTTTTAACAAATAGTTGCCACTTTGTCAATGGCAACTGGGAGATTGGCAGGAGCAAGAGAAATGGCAAGGATAAGGACAAAAAGGAAAAAGAATGAGAGAGAAGGAAAAGAAGAAGCAAGAGAAAGAGGAAGAGAAGGTGTAAGGAAAAGGCAAGCGAGGGGAAAAAGGAAAGAGGGGATGGGAAGACGGGAGATTTGGGATGCAAACTTCCCGCAGGTTATTTTTTCAACGAGGCAATGCGGGAAAATTCCTTACGCTCGGTATGCGGCGATACCTGGCAAGGAGCTGCAGGAATTTTGATCGTTGGGGAAGGTAGGGGATGAAGTAAACTGTTGACTATTGTTTTTGCGCTAGCAGTGTTTCTTGAGCTCCAATACTTCAATTGGGGCATCTGGCCAATCGTCCTCCCAGCAGACAATAATATCGCATTCGCTCGGATCATGGCGATGTGCTTTGAATGACGAAGCTTTGTATTCGAATTCGATCCAAACATCTTCCCATCCTCTACCTTTTCTCCTTCTTGCTTTTGCATCAGGAAAAGCTGGTTGGATTGCTTCGACGATAAAGCCAAGCTTTGATGCTAGTTTAGCGAAAAGATATATTACGCCATTTTCATTGAGGGGCGCATATGTAAGACCATCTACCTTAATTGGATCCCCTACGATGGACCGTTGTATTTCTGATCTTGCCTTATGCCACTCAAGCGCTTTTAGGTTCTCTTCTTTTTGTATTGTATCCTTAAGAACAGCTAGATTCCACTCACGAAGCCCCCATAAGTTTTTTCCGAGCTGTACGAAAGGAGATTTGCTTCCGTTCTTCTTAGTGTCTGTGTACAAGTGCGAAGAAAGAGTATACCATGGGGTTTCTCCCCTTGTATGAAGAATGCCACGTTGCAGTGCGAGCTCAACAATTTCTTTTGGTTTCATCGGGCGTTTCTCTTTTCTAAGGATTTCCAGAGCAGCTTCTTTAAAAGTCATATTCTTATTCTAGCTTTAGAGGGGAGTTGATTGCAACTATGAGAATGATAGGGTTGTTTGTGTATCAGTAGCTCTGTCAGCATCATAATTGTTAAAATTTTGATGTGTTTAGTAAGTTGTATCATTTCAATTTTCCTTGTGGATAATTTTCATTAAATGGTTCAATTGCTATTTGAAACCTCTTTGGCGTTCGTCTTGTTAATTCACCTGAAGCAAGCGAGACAACTTTTGTCTTGGCGCAATTACTAGACGAAGCTCAATCCTTTTTCCAGCGGATCACTGGATAATTGCCGCCCTGCGGGCGGCAATCCTACTAGACAGCATGCCGCGCTTCGCGCGGCAGAGCAGACGGGCAAAAATTCATTTCCCCCAGACTCCCTTCCTTTTTGCCCGCCTGCTTGGGCTTCGCCCTGAAATTTTTTTGCGGGGCTAATTTCTAAATCCAAGCACCCTCACCCATTGATCATACGGTTGGCACGAATCTTGTAATTCTTGAGGGATAAGCCCTCCTTTTAACCTTCCTGCAAATCTATACAGCTGGTAACTAACTTCCCCGTCCCGCTTGAACTCCAGAAGGATAAATGCCACTGTGACATTTTCAGCAATCAGGTTGTGAATATGAAACTGTACTGTTTCGTTTGGAGCAAGAACTTGAGGCAACACCAATCGCTCTTTCTCTTTGCGTTCTTTAACTTCTAAAATTTTCCTTTTTGCTTCCTCTGGTCCAGCTTTCAATGATCGCAAAATAGAAATAGTAAGCTCGCTTGCTTGTTTTGCGCCTTTCTCAAAAGACCCGTCATCTAAGACATATTTATTAAGCTCGACTTCATAATCGCTTTGAGAGTTGTTTTTAATAATTCCGTTGCCTGTACGGTCAACGATTTCTAACGACAATCCAATCTTTCGCTGGCGCCTTAGCTGAATTGCATTCCAAATGAAACCGGTAACTGCTACAATTGCGGTCGCAACGGGCGCGGCAGTAACAAGTAGGTTCCAAATGGCCCTAATTAAATCAAGGCGATTTATAATTTGTTGCCCTATCTCGCTATTCATATTTTCCAAGAGTTTCAATTCCTTACATCGTTTTCAACCATTTAATTTCCTTTTCAGCGAGATCGTAAGGTTTCATAGGTGAACTAATCGCTCTATTTATTGAGAAGAATATCCATAATAAATTTTAACTCCATTTGCATCAGTGAATATTCTTTCCTGAACAGACTTTTTCTTATCTAGCACGATTAAATAGCAAGGACATCCTCCGTCAATCTCGTATCTAATTTCCTTAAGCTTATCGATGTCTTTTTGTATTTTTGAAATGAATTTGTTATCCGATTCTCCATTTACTCTACGGAGCTTAACTTCTACAATTGCTTTGGGTTTGCTAAAACTGTACCCCTTACTTGGAATTTTGAACATTCCGTCTTTTGTTTTCAAAGAAGAAACGTCAATAATCACGATATCCGAACGGTATTTTAGTTTCCCAGAATTGCCATACCATCGTATCTCAGTATGTACGGAGATTGATTTTGATCCATCATGCGTATTTTGTAGCTTACTAAATTTGCTGTACCTCAATAATTTCGCCACTAAAAAACTACGGACATCTTCTTCAGTTAGATATTTGCTTGGGTATTGTTCAAAGTCTTGAACAATATTTTGAATTTCTTTTGTGATAATGCTTTGAATATTTGTCATAATTTATAAACTTCATTTATTTTCTCCTTCCACTATTGCAATTTCCTCTGGCGTGAGGCTGTAGAGCTTATAAACAAGCTGATCGATTTGGTGTTCGTACTCACTTGTATCGGCGTTTTTGTTTTGCTTTTTGGCGGCGATGATTTTGTCAACGAGGGATTCTATTTGCTGAACTATAGTTTTGTTTGTAAAAGTGATGGAAGGGAGAGGGAGTTTTTCTACAGACTCTTTGGTTAATGACATACCTCTTTGCCCAAGATTTGAGCTTAAGTTTCTTATGTACCACTGTGATAGCTTGGAATTTAAAAATCCGTTTAAGATTTTTGGTTGGTTTGAAATAATCATGAAACAGGTTTTTTGCAAATATATTCCTGGTGAGACAATAACTGTATTCAAAGATTGGTCAGTTTCTGCCCATACCACCTTCTCCTTCTCAAACTCGGAGTAGTAGGCGCAGTGACGAAGTTCCCACCAATAATCTCCTTGGTCGTCTCTCTTTTTAGCTTCATTTTCAAATAATCTCAAATAATTCATTAAAGAAGGGAAACTGCTGTAAATAAACTTTTCTGGATCTTTACCATTTCTATTTCCATCTGTCCAACCAGCAGGAATAATAATCACCCACAGCCCTGCCCATTCGTAGTAATAGCGCTTAATATCTCTGCCGCGCAAAATTGGTTTGATAATCGCCTCAGTGCGGCGGCGTTCTTCTTCGTCTTTGCAGTTGGCAAGAATTTCATCACGCTTTTGAGTGGTAATAATAAATGCTTCGTTTAAACCTGTCTTAATGCCATAAAAAATCTTAACATACCATTCTTTTAGTGGTTTTCCGATGCGTTCTATCTTTTCTTTTAATTTTCTTTCTGCTTCAGAGCCAATAAACCACGCTTGAGAAGAAAGATTTTTAATAATATGGCAGTTTTTCACTGCCTCGCTAAGAGGAATACTTTTGTTGTTATATGTAACAGCGCAAAGGTTATGTTGATTTTCTGCTTTTTGTAAAATTAAGATGTTGGTGTCAACAGTGGCAGACTCAAATACATTAGGGCCCAAATCAATGAGAATAAGCGGGTTATATTTCGTAAAAAACCGGCGAAGTTTATCGCCATAGCCGGCGCGCATCCATTTATTGGAAGAAATGTAAGTTAAAATGCCGTTGGGACGCAAAAGTTTTATGCCGAGTTCGTAAAAAAGGCAGTAAATATCACCTCGCCTATCAAATGTTTCATAGCCGGCGTCTTTGTATAGGTCGGCGTAGTGCTGTTTGTCATTTACCGCCTTTTGCAGTTGGATATAAGGAGGGTTAGCGATCACAATATCAAAACCACCTTTTTCGGCAAATACTTCGGCAAAGTAAAGTTTCCAAGGGAAGAACGGTTTTGCTTTATTTTTACTGGTAACTTCCCGGAGTTGTTCCTCGATTCTTTCTAAATCAAAGCCAGTTGTTTGAGCTAGTTTTTGTTTTTCTTTTTTGATAGCTTCTTCTCTGGTTTTCCTGTTAGGAAAAACAGCGCATTTTCTTTCAATTTCTTCCATTCTACGGAAATAATCGGATTTTTGCTTTTTTATTTTTGTTTCAAAAATCCTTATCATTAAATCCTCAACTTCTTTCTTTAACCTTGCTTTATTGTCCTTATCGGATTCATTTTGATAATCAATTTTCTTCTGCTCAAACTCTTTGATTAAACGGTCTTCTTTTTCAACAAGTAGCATTCTTCTTCCTGCTTGTTCTCGCTTTGCTTGTCCGTTGTCAAAATCAATTCCCAGGAACTCGGAAATCAAACTATTGCCCTGCATAATTTTGAAATCAAGATTAGGCAAAGGTTCAATTCCCCAATTGTTTTTATTCTTATCAATTTTTTCATCCACC
This Candidatus Schekmanbacteria bacterium DNA region includes the following protein-coding sequences:
- a CDS encoding class I SAM-dependent DNA methyltransferase, which produces MIFIWFMRERGLVPKELFEEGKIKSILKDTNPENSSYYKAILQNLFFATLSTRKEERKFRDERRFYKGYNPDFGNQYVFRYHDLFKYPNKIKEYFGDIPFLNGGLFECLDDKYNRIYIDGFTETKKHQPYVPNFLFFNSERDFDLNKVYGTKNKRYKVQGLLNILSSYNFTIDENSPDDADIALDPKLLGRVFENLLASFNPETSTTARKATGSYYTPREIVDYMVIDSLKEYFKTHLPEIKDLDKKLETLFSTGSDENPFSKSESKKLVELIENVRIVDPAVGSGAFPMGALNKMVFILGKIDPQNELWKEAQLKAAEAIPDPQVRRNTKEQIEELFQGKNADYGRKLYLIQKCIYGVDIQQIAVEIAKLRFFISLLVDEKIDKNKNNWGIEPLPNLDFKIMQGNSLISEFLGIDFDNGQAKREQAGRRMLLVEKEDRLIKEFEQKKIDYQNESDKDNKARLKKEVEDLMIRIFETKIKKQKSDYFRRMEEIERKCAVFPNRKTREEAIKKEKQKLAQTTGFDLERIEEQLREVTSKNKAKPFFPWKLYFAEVFAEKGGFDIVIANPPYIQLQKAVNDKQHYADLYKDAGYETFDRRGDIYCLFYELGIKLLRPNGILTYISSNKWMRAGYGDKLRRFFTKYNPLILIDLGPNVFESATVDTNILILQKAENQHNLCAVTYNNKSIPLSEAVKNCHIIKNLSSQAWFIGSEAERKLKEKIERIGKPLKEWYVKIFYGIKTGLNEAFIITTQKRDEILANCKDEEERRRTEAIIKPILRGRDIKRYYYEWAGLWVIIIPAGWTDGNRNGKDPEKFIYSSFPSLMNYLRLFENEAKKRDDQGDYWWELRHCAYYSEFEKEKVVWAETDQSLNTVIVSPGIYLQKTCFMIISNQPKILNGFLNSKLSQWYIRNLSSNLGQRGMSLTKESVEKLPLPSITFTNKTIVQQIESLVDKIIAAKKQNKNADTSEYEHQIDQLVYKLYSLTPEEIAIVEGENK